TAAACAGTCTTGTTTGAAGTTGCGTAACGAAGCGCACGATGATTTGGCTGTCGTGAAAGGTCAATATAAAAATGGTATGGTGGAAGTGCAAAAAAATGAAGATGGCACACCAAAAAATTCTGATGGCATTGCAACCAATCAAAATAAATTCTTCTTTGATATTATCAAATGGGGATCGATGTTGTTACTTTAGTCTAAAATTCGATGCAATAAAAAACCGCACTTTAAAGTGCGGTTTTATTTTTCATTCTTTCTAGCTAAAAATTACGCTAATTTTTTGATTTGTGCAGCTAATTTAGATTTGTGGTTTGCTGCTTTATTAGCGTGGATTAAGCCTTTAGAAGCCATACGGTCTACAACTTTTTGCATTTCAACGAATGCTGATTCAGCTGCTGATTTTTCGCCTGCTGCCACTTGAGCA
The nucleotide sequence above comes from Haemophilus influenzae. Encoded proteins:
- the rpsT gene encoding 30S ribosomal protein S20 gives rise to the protein MANIKSAKKRAVQSEKRRQHNASQRSMMRTYIKKVYAQVAAGEKSAAESAFVEMQKVVDRMASKGLIHANKAANHKSKLAAQIKKLA